The following are encoded in a window of Rosa chinensis cultivar Old Blush chromosome 4, RchiOBHm-V2, whole genome shotgun sequence genomic DNA:
- the LOC112199001 gene encoding uncharacterized protein LOC112199001, protein MQDVYGCIKSLIPEHQVTVKDTGKSESKCEIFVENLRREDIRITFWGDIAREFDMERVKQLSPPVLAVFTGLRLTKFQERVTAATTGHTCIIINPDIPIANEYKADSRKQATK, encoded by the exons atgcaaGATGTTTACGGTTGTATCAAATCACTGATACCAGAACATCAAGTTACTGTTAAAGACACTGGAAAATCggaatcaaaatgtgaaatctTTGTAGAAAATTTGAG GAGGGAGGATATCAGAATTACCTTCTGGGGTGACATAGCTAGAGAGTTTGATATGGAAAGAGTTAAACAGTTATCCCCACCAGTGCTCGCTGTATTCACAGGTTTAAGGTTGACCAAATTCCAAG AACGGGTAacagcagcaacaacaggccaTACATGCATCATCATCAATCCAGATATTCCAATAGCAAATGAATACAAAGCTGA TTCTCGAAAGCAGGCGACAAAGTGA
- the LOC112198592 gene encoding uncharacterized protein LOC112198592, with translation MGRQAEQLFGINCQDLVNKRLYPTEQTLPEEIKKTTDETYLFEITVNQYSELMVRNIFPSKQSFASMVEQTPTTVTSERLPTEGKRNIEASGKALCIIEPEKKAKNEKETKRGAMISASSVSSSASKEQHQKEKAD, from the exons ATGGGGAGACAGGCAGAGCAGCTGTTTGGCATCAATTGTCAAGATCTGGTGAACAAAAGACTGTATCCAACAGAGCAGACACTACCAGAAGAGATTAAGAAGACAACTGATGAAACCTATCTCTTTGAAATCACAGTCAATCAATATAGCGAGCTGATGGTCAGAAACATTTTCCCAAGTAAGCAATCCTTTGCATCAATGGTGGAACAAACCCCAACCACTGTAACATCGGAGCGGCTTCCAActgaaggaaaaagaaacattGAAGCAAGTGGAAAAGCTTTGTGCATCATAGAGCCTGAGAAAAAAGCCAAGAA TGAGAAGGAGACCAAGCGTGGAGCAATGATATCGGCATCATCAGTGTCATCATCAGCAAGCAAAGAACAACATCAGAAAGAAAAGGCAGACTGA